A DNA window from Boseongicola sp. contains the following coding sequences:
- a CDS encoding OsmC family peroxiredoxin — MAIRMKTTVTLKAEAECTSHSLANIAIRDLNVAIDEPTERGGTNLGPTPTDTALAALIGCTNVIGNKCAKALDIDIGHLKISASCAFDRRGVTLQEEINVPFQSIDLKVISDGAVTQDDLYRVATETAKFCPVSKLFEAGGTQLNVTWEKAE; from the coding sequence ATGGCGATCCGGATGAAAACCACGGTTACGCTGAAAGCCGAGGCCGAGTGTACAAGCCATTCACTTGCGAATATTGCTATCCGGGATCTGAATGTCGCAATTGATGAGCCGACCGAACGGGGCGGGACCAATCTGGGCCCGACACCGACCGACACGGCGCTTGCCGCGCTTATTGGTTGCACCAATGTGATTGGCAATAAATGCGCCAAGGCGTTGGACATCGATATTGGACATCTGAAAATCTCGGCATCCTGCGCCTTTGATCGGCGCGGGGTGACGCTTCAGGAAGAGATTAATGTTCCGTTCCAATCGATTGATCTGAAAGTCATATCTGACGGCGCGGTAACGCAGGATGATCTGTATCGGGTTGCAACGGAAACAGCGAAATTCTGTCCCGTGTCAAAATTGTTCGAAGCTGGGGGAACACAGTTGAACGTGACTTGGGAGAAAGCAGAATAA
- a CDS encoding FCD domain-containing protein produces MILAPDATPGADTSATHKTYLELRRLIVSGALRPGEKLKISALRERLNTGASPIREALSLLTSEHLVERFDQRGFRAAPTSNANFEEILELRCDLEDMALRKSIANADEPWEEAIVLAHHRMTRARDQEAPEFEDHHKAFHMSLLSNSAAPILMKFCSQLYDLNIRYRYLAGHALNYKKRNVTDEHKLIMDAAISRDADKAAELLQGHYQRTGAFLSGLVGDMAAE; encoded by the coding sequence ATGATTTTGGCACCTGACGCAACGCCTGGCGCAGACACTTCGGCCACGCATAAGACTTATCTGGAACTGCGTCGATTGATTGTATCCGGCGCACTAAGGCCCGGCGAAAAACTAAAGATCAGCGCATTGCGCGAGCGTCTGAACACAGGAGCCTCTCCGATCCGTGAAGCGCTAAGTCTTTTGACCAGTGAACATCTTGTTGAGCGCTTCGACCAACGTGGTTTTCGCGCGGCCCCCACCAGCAACGCCAACTTCGAAGAGATCCTAGAACTTCGGTGTGATCTTGAGGACATGGCGTTACGCAAAAGCATCGCCAATGCCGATGAACCTTGGGAGGAAGCGATAGTTTTGGCCCATCATCGAATGACGCGTGCTAGAGATCAGGAAGCGCCTGAATTCGAAGATCATCACAAGGCATTTCACATGTCGTTGCTTTCGAACAGCGCCGCACCAATACTTATGAAATTCTGTTCCCAGCTCTATGACCTGAACATCCGCTATCGGTATTTGGCTGGGCATGCCTTGAACTACAAAAAACGGAACGTAACCGACGAACACAAGTTGATTATGGACGCAGCGATTTCCCGTGATGCGGACAAAGCAGCAGAGTTGTTGCAAGGCCACTATCAGCGCACTGGAGCGTTCCTGTCGGGTTTGGTCGGTGATATGGCCGCCGAATAG
- a CDS encoding TRAP transporter small permease subunit — MSSTGLSALQKLADGVSMVANAVGTTVVLLMVAVVNYDVVARGVFGKPFLGAVEVVQFSMVLIVFLQLPDVIRVGRLTRSDGFLLMMDARRPTVGKIQRRIIDLFSCIFMILVAVAVWPEFVEMWHTRDFFGVPGVFTAPWWPIKLVIFLSGCLCALLFFFKALGLTSPVEREAT, encoded by the coding sequence ATGTCATCTACAGGCCTTTCGGCCCTGCAAAAACTAGCCGACGGCGTGTCAATGGTTGCCAACGCCGTTGGCACAACGGTCGTTTTGTTGATGGTCGCCGTGGTCAACTACGATGTTGTGGCCCGCGGCGTGTTTGGCAAACCATTTCTGGGAGCAGTCGAGGTCGTTCAATTCTCGATGGTCCTGATTGTCTTTCTGCAATTACCCGATGTCATTCGCGTGGGGCGGCTGACCCGGTCTGACGGATTTCTGTTGATGATGGATGCGCGTCGCCCGACAGTCGGGAAGATCCAGCGTCGGATTATCGACCTATTCTCTTGTATATTCATGATCCTAGTCGCCGTTGCAGTCTGGCCGGAGTTCGTTGAGATGTGGCACACGAGGGACTTTTTCGGCGTTCCAGGCGTTTTCACCGCTCCTTGGTGGCCCATTAAGTTGGTGATCTTCCTCTCAGGTTGTCTCTGTGCCCTTCTTTTCTTCTTTAAAGCCCTTGGGCTGACCAGCCCGGTGGAGCGTGAAGCAACATGA
- a CDS encoding IS3 family transposase (programmed frameshift), with translation MRQTTGTRRSPGEKIVKEIKRATRKQYSSEEKIRIVLDGLRGEDSIAELCRREGISQGIYYKWSKDFMEAGKRRLAGDTARAATTDEVKDLRREARDLKEVVAEQTLELRLLKKKHDRRWGRPRMRYAASEKLEIIRLVEGSHLSARRTLAKLGIPRTTFYRWYDRYRQRGDAGLVDQAPKPRHVWNRIPDEVRRKVVKLALQETELSPRELAVTFTDRERYFVSESSVYRALKAHDLITSPAFIVLKAANEFKDKTTAINQLWQTDFTYLKVLGWGWFYLSTILDDYSRYIISWKLCTNMRAEDVTDTLDLALQASGCDQVHVIHKPRLLSDNGSSYVSGDLAEWLQDKGMKHSRGAPYHPQTQGKIERWHQTLKNRILLENYFLPGDLETQIEAFVDHYNHKRYHESLNNVTPADVYFGRDKAILRQRERIKRKTLEARRLHHRQRAA, from the exons ATGAGACAGACAACTGGAACTCGCAGGAGCCCCGGCGAGAAGATCGTCAAAGAGATCAAGCGCGCGACGCGCAAACAGTATTCGTCAGAAGAGAAGATCCGGATCGTGCTGGATGGCTTGCGTGGCGAAGACAGCATTGCTGAGTTGTGCCGTCGTGAGGGAATATCTCAAGGTATCTACTACAAATGGTCCAAGGACTTCATGGAAGCTGGCAAACGGCGGCTTGCTGGAGATACGGCGCGTGCGGCTACGACCGACGAAGTCAAGGACCTGCGCCGCGAAGCCCGAGACCTGAAGGAGGTCGTTGCCGAGCAAACACTGGAACTGCGTCTTCTCA AAAAAAAGCATGACCGGCGGTGGGGGCGACCAAGAATGAGGTATGCTGCATCTGAGAAGTTGGAGATCATCCGGCTTGTTGAGGGGTCGCATTTGTCTGCTCGTCGAACATTGGCAAAGCTGGGCATCCCCCGCACCACATTTTACCGTTGGTATGATCGGTATCGGCAGCGCGGCGACGCTGGCCTTGTGGATCAAGCGCCTAAGCCCAGACATGTCTGGAACCGCATCCCCGACGAAGTCCGGCGCAAGGTCGTCAAGCTGGCGCTGCAGGAGACGGAGCTGTCGCCGCGCGAACTGGCAGTGACGTTCACGGATCGGGAGCGCTACTTCGTCTCGGAATCTTCAGTCTATCGGGCCCTGAAGGCCCACGATCTGATCACCAGCCCGGCCTTTATCGTGCTCAAGGCGGCAAACGAGTTCAAAGACAAGACCACTGCGATCAACCAGCTTTGGCAAACCGACTTCACCTATCTCAAAGTGCTTGGCTGGGGCTGGTTCTATCTCAGCACAATCCTGGACGACTACAGCCGCTACATCATCTCGTGGAAACTCTGCACGAACATGCGGGCAGAGGACGTGACGGACACCCTGGATTTGGCGCTACAAGCATCAGGGTGCGATCAGGTTCACGTCATCCACAAACCCCGCCTCCTCAGCGACAACGGGTCCAGTTACGTCTCTGGCGATCTGGCTGAATGGCTGCAGGACAAAGGCATGAAGCATTCTCGGGGCGCACCATATCATCCCCAGACACAGGGCAAGATCGAGAGGTGGCATCAAACCCTGAAGAACCGCATCCTATTGGAGAACTACTTCCTTCCGGGAGACCTCGAAACCCAGATCGAAGCCTTCGTCGATCACTACAATCACAAGCGCTACCACGAGAGCCTGAACAACGTCACACCCGCCGACGTCTACTTCGGGCGTGACAAAGCCATTCTAAGACAACGGGAAAGGATCAAACGAAAGACGCTCGAAGCGCGGCGCTTGCATCACAGACAGCGCGCCGCATAA
- a CDS encoding malonic semialdehyde reductase, which translates to MSDAIDPRAVAQDAVRNMRKRITQLDDASIDLILRDARSHYAWSDRPVSDDALQTLFEITISGPTSMNSCPARFKFVRSAEAKERLAKSLKAKNIDKMMAAPVTAIIAWDPKFWHRLDFLFPHDDRKPLFDGKDAYAHDTAYRNSTLQGAYFMIAARAIGLDVGAMSGFSNAIVDEEFFSENGWKSNFLCNIGYADESALFQKLPRFSFDDVCEVM; encoded by the coding sequence ATGAGTGACGCAATTGATCCCCGCGCAGTCGCGCAAGATGCAGTTCGCAACATGCGAAAACGCATCACCCAATTGGACGATGCATCAATTGATCTGATCCTGCGCGACGCGCGATCTCACTATGCCTGGAGTGACCGACCTGTGTCGGACGATGCACTGCAAACGCTGTTCGAGATTACGATTAGCGGTCCGACTAGCATGAATTCGTGTCCTGCACGGTTTAAGTTTGTTCGCAGCGCCGAGGCCAAAGAGCGTTTGGCTAAATCATTGAAAGCAAAGAATATCGACAAGATGATGGCTGCCCCCGTTACGGCAATCATCGCCTGGGATCCCAAGTTCTGGCACCGGTTGGATTTTCTCTTTCCACACGATGATCGAAAGCCGCTGTTTGATGGCAAAGACGCCTATGCCCACGATACCGCCTATCGGAATTCAACATTGCAGGGGGCGTATTTCATGATTGCAGCCCGCGCGATCGGATTAGATGTCGGTGCGATGTCAGGATTTTCCAACGCGATTGTGGACGAAGAGTTCTTCTCGGAGAATGGCTGGAAATCAAATTTTCTTTGCAACATTGGTTACGCTGATGAAAGCGCTTTGTTCCAGAAACTGCCTCGCTTCTCGTTCGACGACGTTTGCGAGGTGATGTAA
- a CDS encoding FAA hydrolase family protein: MRFMVGHQNGAQSVYLLEGSEAVNLTESLADVGNDLMELVGRPDLLADIQSAIEGRARVALSDITPALPIARPGTIICLGLNYVEHIKEGGYDIPDYPALFMRGRNSLMAAGSPMVRPTCSDKLDYEAELMIVVGKGGRHISEADALRHVFGYTVFNDGSVRDYQRKTHQWTPGKNFDHTGAIGPYVVTPDELPAGASGLKIESRVGDEVLQSSNTENMIWSVAQTIATISEYTTLEPGDLIATGTPPGVGHARTPPRWLRPGEIVDVEIEGIGICSNPIVDEADMLSTAAE; this comes from the coding sequence ATGCGGTTTATGGTGGGGCACCAAAATGGGGCGCAGTCGGTCTATCTTTTAGAGGGGAGTGAGGCAGTCAACCTGACCGAATCCCTGGCAGACGTTGGCAACGACCTTATGGAGTTAGTTGGTCGTCCCGATTTACTGGCCGACATCCAGTCAGCCATCGAGGGGCGCGCCCGTGTCGCTTTGTCTGACATTACGCCTGCGCTCCCTATAGCGCGACCTGGCACAATCATCTGCCTGGGTCTTAACTATGTGGAGCATATTAAAGAGGGTGGATATGATATCCCCGACTATCCCGCCTTGTTTATGCGCGGACGCAATTCTCTGATGGCAGCGGGTTCTCCTATGGTTCGCCCGACTTGTTCCGATAAATTGGACTATGAGGCTGAGCTAATGATCGTAGTTGGCAAAGGTGGACGGCATATATCTGAAGCAGACGCATTACGGCACGTCTTTGGATACACTGTTTTTAATGATGGTTCCGTGCGCGACTACCAACGTAAAACTCATCAATGGACGCCTGGAAAGAACTTCGACCATACAGGTGCCATAGGACCGTATGTTGTGACGCCAGACGAGCTGCCAGCCGGTGCAAGCGGATTGAAGATTGAAAGTCGCGTTGGCGATGAGGTTCTGCAAAGTTCAAACACTGAAAATATGATTTGGTCAGTAGCTCAAACAATTGCGACTATATCTGAATACACGACGCTTGAACCTGGTGACCTGATTGCAACCGGAACACCGCCGGGAGTTGGTCACGCGCGAACACCACCACGCTGGCTTCGCCCAGGTGAAATTGTGGATGTTGAAATTGAAGGAATTGGCATCTGTTCCAATCCGATCGTGGACGAGGCCGATATGTTGAGCACGGCGGCAGAGTGA
- a CDS encoding TRAP transporter large permease subunit, whose protein sequence is MTPIEIGLISIIAIVLLIYMGVYIAIALGVVSFVAIWLMKDNVDLSMALLKIAIGDSVMEYTFATIPLFVFMGLTVSRAGLGVDIYDVLNHAFRKVTGGIGMATVGANAVFAAVCGSSLASASVFTKMSVPQMIRYDYNPRFAVGVVAGSSVLGMIIPPSAMLIIYSFVAEQSVGDMFLAGIVPGLLLSAAYVGAIWAMVRFTPGFVGTQNKIEHDEMGWAEMAQKTLPICGLIFVVLGGLYSGWFSPVEAGAAGALIGLVIAAIRGKMNLRDLWATMIETGHVTAAILFLITAASMYSRMLGIAGLPNALSDILASSDYSFLRVMVVYVILMLFLGTILDTASIILIVVPLFLPLIEPMGLSLVWFGIVSVVAAEIGLLTPPLGLSCFVIKATLDDDRISLKDVFLGALPFAAVMLFVLVILIRYPSLSTAILN, encoded by the coding sequence ATGACACCCATTGAAATCGGTCTGATCTCGATCATCGCCATCGTGTTGTTGATTTACATGGGCGTTTATATCGCTATCGCATTGGGCGTCGTTTCCTTCGTTGCCATCTGGCTGATGAAAGACAACGTCGATCTGTCCATGGCACTGCTAAAGATCGCTATCGGCGACAGTGTGATGGAATACACTTTTGCCACCATCCCGCTGTTTGTCTTCATGGGATTGACCGTATCGAGGGCAGGGCTGGGTGTTGATATCTACGACGTGTTGAACCACGCGTTTCGAAAAGTGACCGGCGGCATCGGCATGGCAACTGTTGGGGCGAATGCTGTGTTCGCAGCCGTGTGCGGTTCGTCCCTGGCGTCTGCATCGGTCTTCACAAAGATGTCGGTGCCCCAGATGATCCGCTACGACTATAACCCGCGGTTCGCGGTGGGTGTCGTCGCCGGTTCGTCCGTTTTAGGCATGATCATTCCACCCTCTGCAATGTTGATCATTTACTCCTTCGTGGCCGAGCAGTCGGTTGGCGACATGTTCCTGGCGGGCATCGTTCCAGGCTTGCTTCTGTCGGCTGCCTATGTGGGTGCGATTTGGGCGATGGTGCGATTTACGCCCGGCTTTGTCGGCACTCAGAATAAGATTGAACACGATGAGATGGGTTGGGCCGAAATGGCGCAAAAGACCCTGCCGATCTGCGGTCTGATATTTGTGGTTCTAGGTGGCCTGTATTCCGGGTGGTTCTCACCCGTCGAGGCAGGAGCCGCAGGCGCGTTGATCGGGTTGGTGATCGCCGCCATTAGGGGAAAGATGAACTTGCGCGATCTATGGGCAACCATGATCGAAACCGGGCATGTTACCGCCGCGATCTTGTTCCTGATTACAGCCGCTTCAATGTATAGTCGGATGCTGGGCATTGCTGGTTTGCCAAACGCGCTAAGCGACATACTGGCAAGCAGCGACTACAGTTTCCTGCGCGTGATGGTCGTTTATGTAATCCTGATGCTGTTCTTGGGCACAATTCTGGATACGGCCTCGATCATTTTGATTGTGGTGCCGCTGTTCTTGCCACTGATCGAGCCGATGGGGCTTAGCCTTGTCTGGTTCGGTATCGTAAGCGTTGTCGCCGCCGAGATTGGTCTTCTAACACCACCACTTGGCCTAAGTTGCTTTGTGATCAAGGCAACGCTTGATGACGACCGAATTTCTCTGAAAGACGTCTTCCTAGGCGCGCTTCCCTTTGCTGCGGTTATGCTGTTCGTGCTGGTTATCCTGATTAGATACCCGTCACTCAGCACCGCCATCCTGAACTAG
- a CDS encoding AMP-binding protein — MSNHLYDALMASKPNENSPFLLLDERGNRGTLSFREFEALTAQVAHTLVSQGVTPGDRVVVQAPKRSEILALYVATIQVGAVFLPLNTAYKLSELTYFIQDSTPKLIVCTPSAEAALLPIAADVGAAVMTIDADGGGSLLEDSNAQPTIFTTVARAADDLAALLYTSGTTGRSKGAMLSHDNLLSNAQVLTDLWQITGEDVLIHALPVFHTHGLFVAMNTALLAGAQVNFMSSFDLDNIIEALPSSTLLMGVPTFYTRLLNDDRLSSDLVANMRLFISGSAPLLAETHDLFTERTGHRILERYGMTETNMNTSNPYDGERRAGTVGIPLPGTEVRLTSVSGEMVTDSSVGMIEVRGPNVFLGYWNMPEKTAEELRADGFFITGDLGEFSSDGYLSIVGRQKDLIITGGFNVYPKEIEDVLNDITGIQESAAFGVPDSDFGEAIVAAVVAEPNAVLDTHSIQDVVNERLARFKHPRRFEVVTELPRNTMGKVQKNVLREKYSSDTDD; from the coding sequence GTGAGCAACCATCTATACGATGCCCTGATGGCATCAAAGCCGAACGAAAACTCACCATTTCTCCTGTTGGACGAGCGAGGAAATCGAGGCACACTGAGCTTTCGTGAGTTTGAAGCCCTCACGGCCCAAGTTGCGCATACGCTGGTTTCTCAAGGGGTAACGCCCGGAGACAGGGTGGTTGTTCAAGCACCCAAACGATCTGAAATTTTAGCACTCTACGTAGCCACCATTCAGGTCGGGGCCGTATTTCTTCCATTGAATACGGCCTATAAGCTGAGTGAACTGACCTACTTCATTCAAGACTCGACACCGAAACTGATCGTTTGCACGCCTTCCGCCGAAGCTGCGCTTTTGCCGATTGCGGCTGATGTAGGAGCCGCGGTTATGACGATTGACGCTGACGGCGGCGGGTCGCTGCTGGAAGACTCTAATGCTCAGCCGACGATATTTACCACGGTGGCACGAGCGGCAGACGATCTGGCAGCATTGCTTTACACGTCCGGAACGACGGGACGGTCCAAGGGCGCAATGCTGTCGCATGATAACTTGTTATCGAACGCACAGGTACTCACGGATTTATGGCAAATCACAGGTGAGGATGTCTTGATTCATGCCCTGCCCGTATTTCACACCCATGGGTTATTTGTTGCGATGAACACCGCACTTTTGGCAGGCGCACAGGTAAATTTCATGTCCAGCTTTGATCTGGATAACATTATTGAAGCCCTGCCCTCGTCTACTTTGCTGATGGGCGTTCCCACATTTTACACGCGGCTTTTGAACGACGATCGGCTTAGTTCGGATTTGGTAGCCAATATGCGGCTCTTTATATCCGGCAGCGCGCCCTTACTTGCCGAAACACATGACTTATTCACCGAGCGAACAGGTCATCGAATTCTAGAGCGATACGGCATGACTGAAACCAACATGAACACGTCAAACCCATACGACGGCGAACGCAGAGCGGGAACAGTCGGGATCCCCCTTCCCGGCACCGAAGTGCGGCTGACGAGCGTCTCAGGAGAAATGGTCACAGACTCCAGCGTCGGCATGATTGAAGTGCGCGGTCCAAATGTGTTTTTGGGATACTGGAACATGCCGGAAAAAACCGCCGAAGAGCTTCGCGCAGACGGCTTTTTCATTACCGGTGATCTTGGTGAGTTCAGCTCAGATGGGTATCTGTCCATTGTTGGTCGGCAAAAAGACCTGATCATCACAGGCGGATTTAATGTTTATCCAAAAGAGATTGAGGACGTTTTGAACGACATTACCGGTATTCAGGAAAGCGCAGCTTTTGGAGTGCCTGACAGTGATTTTGGTGAGGCAATTGTCGCTGCCGTGGTTGCGGAACCCAATGCAGTTCTTGACACACATAGTATTCAAGACGTTGTCAACGAAAGACTTGCACGTTTTAAGCATCCGCGCAGATTTGAAGTTGTGACTGAGTTGCCGCGAAATACGATGGGAAAGGTTCAAAAGAACGTCCTTCGTGAAAAATACAGCTCCGACACGGACGACTGA
- a CDS encoding IS3 family transposase (programmed frameshift), which yields MRQTTGTRRSPGEKIVKEIKRATRKQYSSEEKIRIVLDGLRGEDSIAELCRREGISQGIYYKWSKDFMEAGKRRLAGDTARAATTDEVKDLRREARDLKEVVAEQTLELRLLKKHDRRWGRPRMRYAASEKLEIIRLVEGSHLSARRTLAKLGIPRTTFYRWYDRYRQRGDAGLVDQAPKPRHVWNRIPDEVRRKVVKLALQETELSPRELAVTFTDRERYFVSESSVYRALKAHDLITSPAFIVLKAANEFKDKTTAINQLWQTDFTYLKVLGWGWFYLSTILDDYSRYIISWKLCTNMRAEDVTDTLDLALQASGCDQVHVIHKPRLLSDNGSSYVSGDLAEWLQDKGMKHSRGAPYHPQTQGKIERWHQTLKNRILLENYFLPGDLDAQITAFVDHYNHKRYHESLNNVTPADVYFGRDKAILRQRERIKRKTLEARRLHHRLHAA from the exons ATGAGACAGACAACTGGAACTCGCAGGAGCCCCGGCGAGAAGATCGTCAAAGAGATCAAGCGCGCGACGCGCAAACAGTATTCGTCAGAAGAGAAGATCCGGATCGTGCTGGATGGCTTGCGTGGCGAAGACAGCATTGCTGAGTTGTGCCGTCGTGAGGGAATATCTCAAGGTATCTACTACAAATGGTCCAAGGACTTCATGGAAGCTGGCAAACGGCGGCTTGCTGGAGATACGGCGCGTGCGGCTACGACCGACGAAGTCAAGGACCTGCGCCGCGAAGCCCGAGACCTGAAGGAGGTCGTTGCCGAGCAAACACTGGAACTGCGTCTTCTC AAAAAGCATGACCGGCGGTGGGGGCGACCAAGAATGAGGTATGCTGCATCTGAGAAGTTGGAGATCATCCGGCTTGTTGAGGGGTCGCATTTGTCTGCTCGTCGAACATTGGCAAAGCTGGGCATCCCCCGCACCACATTTTACCGTTGGTATGATCGGTATCGGCAGCGCGGCGACGCTGGCCTTGTGGATCAAGCGCCTAAGCCCAGACATGTCTGGAACCGCATCCCCGACGAAGTCCGGCGCAAGGTCGTCAAGCTGGCGCTGCAGGAGACGGAGCTGTCGCCGCGCGAACTGGCAGTGACGTTCACGGATCGGGAGCGCTACTTCGTCTCGGAATCTTCAGTCTATCGGGCCCTGAAGGCCCACGATCTGATCACCAGCCCGGCCTTTATCGTGCTCAAGGCGGCAAACGAGTTCAAAGACAAGACCACTGCGATCAACCAGCTTTGGCAAACCGACTTCACCTATCTCAAAGTGCTTGGCTGGGGCTGGTTCTATCTCAGCACAATCCTGGACGACTACAGCCGCTACATCATCTCGTGGAAACTCTGCACGAACATGCGGGCAGAGGACGTGACGGACACCCTGGATTTGGCGCTACAAGCATCAGGGTGCGATCAGGTTCACGTCATCCACAAACCCCGCCTCCTCAGCGACAACGGGTCCAGTTACGTCTCTGGCGATCTGGCTGAATGGCTGCAGGACAAAGGCATGAAGCATTCTCGGGGCGCACCATATCATCCCCAGACACAGGGCAAGATCGAGAGGTGGCATCAAACCTTGAAGAACCGCATCTTGCTGGAAAACTACTTCCTGCCGGGTGATCTCGATGCCCAGATCACAGCCTTCGTCGATCACTACAATCACAAGCGCTACCACGAGAGCCTGAACAACGTCACACCCGCCGACGTCTACTTCGGGCGTGACAAAGCCATTCTAAGACAACGGGAAAGGATCAAACGAAAGACGCTCGAAGCGCGGCGCTTGCATCACCGCCTGCACGCCGCATAA
- a CDS encoding TSUP family transporter: MPTLDLTSVLIILSALAMGGILKGATGAGAPVMAVPVMAAFFDVRLAVAIMVTPSLTTNLWQMIRFWPHRLGNGMYLRFALGGAFGAAIGTAMLATLSPRILTLLVAGAVIAYVGLRLLRPDFRINDALASRLMIPAGAAAGILQGAAGISAPISVSFLNAIRLERLQFIATIAVFFFAMSLVQLPSLFIAGIMSLPLLGLSVLALIPLVAFMPLGAWAARRLSPKGFDRLILVFLSILAVRLIYTSFF; encoded by the coding sequence ATGCCGACACTTGATCTGACTTCAGTTTTGATAATCCTATCCGCACTCGCGATGGGAGGCATCCTTAAAGGTGCAACCGGGGCAGGGGCTCCTGTGATGGCCGTGCCAGTTATGGCGGCATTTTTCGACGTGAGGCTAGCGGTGGCCATTATGGTTACACCCAGTCTTACTACGAATCTTTGGCAGATGATCCGATTTTGGCCCCATAGGTTGGGCAACGGTATGTATCTGCGCTTTGCGCTTGGCGGCGCTTTTGGCGCAGCTATCGGAACTGCTATGCTTGCCACTCTGTCGCCTCGAATCCTGACGCTTTTGGTTGCAGGAGCTGTTATTGCGTATGTTGGTCTACGATTGCTGCGCCCCGATTTCAGAATCAATGACGCATTGGCCTCGCGATTAATGATACCCGCAGGCGCTGCGGCGGGCATTCTGCAGGGAGCGGCGGGGATTTCTGCCCCAATTTCAGTCAGTTTCCTAAACGCCATACGACTGGAACGGCTACAGTTCATCGCGACTATTGCGGTGTTTTTCTTTGCTATGTCCTTGGTGCAGCTGCCGAGTTTGTTCATCGCTGGGATCATGTCATTGCCGCTACTTGGTCTGAGCGTGCTGGCCCTTATACCCCTGGTTGCCTTCATGCCGCTCGGTGCCTGGGCTGCCAGGCGTCTAAGCCCAAAGGGCTTTGATCGCCTGATCCTAGTATTTCTCAGTATCTTGGCAGTTCGGCTCATTTATACATCGTTCTTTTGA